CTGGACGGCTTAACCAGTCAATCACATTTTTCAAGCGTGCTGGATACGAACCATTATACTCTGGTGAAACGATTAATAACGCATCTGCCTGCTCAACTGCACTACGCACCGCTTCAACAACTGCTGGTGCTGGATATTCTGTATTTTGGCTTAACATTGGCACTTGGCTATAATCATACAAAGATACTTCTAAACCTTTTTCCGATAATGCAGCGATTAATTGTTCCGCTAATTGAATATTAAATGAACCTATACGGTCTGAACCTGAAAACACTAATACTTTTTTTGACATAATCATTTCCCCTTTTATACATTCTTGAATTTTTTTAGCAATGTAATTAATTGTTCACGCTCTTCTTGCGTGTAAATGCCGAACAATTCATCAAGCTCTTCTCGATGTTTCGGCAAT
The genomic region above belongs to Aerococcaceae bacterium zg-1292 and contains:
- a CDS encoding NAD(P)H-dependent oxidoreductase; this encodes MSKKVLVFSGSDRIGSFNIQLAEQLIAALSEKGLEVSLYDYSQVPMLSQNTEYPAPAVVEAVRSAVEQADALLIVSPEYNGSYPARLKNVIDWLSRPVVEFDNETPTVLAGKKVAVASAANSTYGKFVRGALNFLLPYVRTAPMAGEGLGIKIPGDAWATGVLALEPEQQAAFNAFVDEYVAYVEA